Part of the Elusimicrobiaceae bacterium genome is shown below.
CTGGCGCACGAACTGCTGTACCGCAGTTTCCTGACCATAGACGCCGACGCCACGGAAGACCGCGCCCTTGCCATGGCGGCAATCAAACGGGCGAAAGGGCTGTTCTGCTGCCTGAAAAACGACCGCGACAACGCGTTCGTCGCGCTGACCGCGCGCATACTCAACC
Proteins encoded:
- a CDS encoding NAD-binding protein translates to MQLSVKALKDHYIICGASHTGLFIAEELAKTAYPFVIIENNHDLAHELLYRSFLTIDADATEDRALAMAAIKRAKGLFCCLKNDRDNAFVALTARILN